A stretch of the Neodiprion lecontei isolate iyNeoLeco1 chromosome 4, iyNeoLeco1.1, whole genome shotgun sequence genome encodes the following:
- the LOC107224166 gene encoding carboxypeptidase M, whose amino-acid sequence MLLLQHFNVLEKYSVNLGDTERSMERLWVSVLLVFCTTWGWHEVFAEDSAADTQEEFARHYNSRYSVFDEPYNVEFKYHNYEQMSRFLRATSLRYQNLTALYSIGKSVKGRDLWVIVVSSSPYEHVIGNPDVKYVANIHGNEAVGRELMLHLVHLLVTKYGTDPYITWLLDKTRIHILPSMNPDGFEVSKEGTCEGGQGRYNARGFDLNRNFPDYFKQNNKWSQPETEAVKDWVSKIQFVLSGSLHGGALVASYPFDNTPNSRICRSAPLCAVFQSYSSTPSISPDDDVFRHLSLTYSRSHGSMHRGAACSPNQPGFKNGITNGAEWYPLTGGMQDFNYVWNGCMEITLELSCCKYPPAEDLPRYWAENREALIKFLAEVHRGVQGFVIDENGNPVERASLKVKSRDVGFVTTKYGEFWRVLLPGIYKLEVYADGYLPREVEFMVIEQHPTLLNVTLRATKRQDHIGGNQGTVGVYAGRPSETHREQRPSPYYTQGHYRPNSGANTAAGDNGNGIFSSISSGFNSIVTNLFG is encoded by the exons ATGCTCTTGTTGCAGCATTTCAATGTGCTCGAGAAATACAGTGTTAATTTAGGCGATACCGAACGAAG TATGGAACGTCTTTGGGTTTCGGTGTTGCTGGTTTTTTGCACAACGTGGGGATGGCACGAAGTTTTTGCGGAGGATTCGGCTGCTGATACGCAAGAGGAATTTGCCCGGCACTACAATTCTCGATACTCAGTTTTCGACGAACCGTACAACGTCGAATTCAAGTATCACAACTACGAGCAGATGAGCCGATTTCTGAGGGCCACTTCTCTACGGTATCAAAATCTGACCGCTCTCTATTCCATAGGGAAATCAGTGAAAG GCAGAGATCTTTGGGTGATCGTAGTTTCGTCTTCTCCGTACGAGCACGTAATTGGTAACCCGGATGTCAAATACGTCGCCAATATTCACGGAAATGAGGCCGTTGGTCGAGAACTAATGCTGCATCTTGTCCAC CTCCTGGTAACCAAATACGGAACCGATCCCTACATCACCTGGCTTTTGGACAAGACGCGAATTCACATATTGCCCTCCATGAACCCTGACGGTTTCGAGGTGTCGAAGGAAGGAACGTGCGAAGGTGGTCAAGGAAG GTACAACGCTCGTGGATTTGATCTGAACCGAAACTTCCCAGATTACTTTAAACAGAACAATAAGTGGAGTCAGCCAGAAACTGAAGCCGTTAAGGATTGGGTCTCAAAGATACAGTTCGTACTTTCTGGAAGTCTTCATGGCGGTGCTTTGGTCGCCAGTTATCCCTTTGACAACACCCCAAACTCGA GAATTTGTCGTTCGGCCCCGTTATGCGCAG TGTTCCAGAGCTACAGTTCGACGCCTAGCATATCCCCGGACGACGACGTCTTCCGTCACTTATCCCTGACGTATTCCCGAAGTCACGGTTCGATGCATCGTGGCGCTGCCTGTTCGCCGAACCAGCCGGGATTTAAAAACGGCATTACGAACGGTGCCGAGTGGTATCCGCTAACCGGCGGTATGCAGGACTTCAACTACGTATGGAACGGGTGCATGGAGATCACCCTCGAGTTGTCATGCTGCAAGTATCCACCGGCCGAGGATCTCCCCCGTTACTGGGCCGAGAATCGCGAA GCGCTCATCAAGTTTCTAGCCGAAGTCCATCGCGGTGTTCAAGGTTTCGTTATCGACGAGAATGGCAATCCCGTGGAACGAGCCTCTCTCAAAGTGAAATCGCGGGATGTCGGTTTTGTCACAACTAAATACGGGGAATTCTGGAGAGTTCTTCTTCCGGGAATCTACAAACTCGAG GTCTACGCCGACGGTTACCTGCCTCGAGAGGTTGAGTTCATGGTAATCGAGCAACATCCCACACTCCTCAATGTCACTCTTCGCGCTACCAAG AGGCAAGACCACATTGGCGGTAACCAAGGGACGGTGGGTGTATACGCAGGACGACCATCTGAAACTCACCGGGAGCAGAGACCATCGCCTTATTACACTCAGGGCCATTACAGGCCGAATTCAGGGGCAAACACGGCAGCCGGTGACAATGGGAACgggattttttcttccatcagTAGCGGCTTCAACTCGATTGTTACGAATCTTTTCGGCTAG
- the LOC107224167 gene encoding replication factor C subunit 5 yields the protein MTQETPAVANLPWVEKYRPTKLEELISHEEIIKTINKFIKEDQLPHLLFYGPPGTGKTSTILASAKQLYTPAQFTSMVLELNASDDRGIGIVRGQILNFASTRTIFKHGFKLIILDEADAMTNDAQNALRRIIEKYTENVRFCVICNYLSKIIPAVQSRCTKFRFGPLAPEQIMPRLEYVIDKENLTVEEDGKKALMTLSGGDMRKVLNVLQSTWLAYGSVTEETVYSCVGHPLPKDITSIANWLLNENYVLAYCKIQDLKIKKGLALQDILTELHSFVNKIEFPDGILINLVVKMADIERRVATGCTEAVQLNALVAAFQCAREIQC from the exons ATGACGCAGGAAACACCAGCAGTTGCTAATCTTCCATG GGTCGAAAAGTATCGGCCAACAAAATTAGAAGAACTTATATCGCATGAGGAGATAATAAAAACAA TCAACAAATTTATCAAAGAGGACCAGTTACCTCATCTTTTGTTTtatggaccaccaggaacagGGAAAACTAGTACCATACTAGCATCAGCCAAACAGCTCTATACTCCGGCTCAATTTACTTCGATG GTATTGGAACTGAACGCTTCCGACGACAGAGGAATCGGTATAGTTAGAGGACAAATTCTGAACTTTGCCAGCACgcgaacaattttcaaacacggatttaaattaattattcttgatGAGGCGGATGCCATGACAAACGACGCTCAAAATGCTCTTCGCAGAA TCATTGAAAAGTATACAGAGAACGTGCGATTTTGCGTGATCTGTAACTATCTAAGCAAGATTATTCCAGCAGTGCAATCGCGTTGCACTAAATTTAGATTTGGTCCTCTGGCACCCGAACAAATAATGCCTCGTCTTGAGTACGTGATTGATAAGGAAAA CCTAACAGTGGAAGAAGACGGAAAAAAGGCGTTGATGACGTTAAGCGGAGGAGACATGAGGAAAGTCTTGAACGTACTCCAAAGTACATGGCTTGCTTATGGATCGGTAACTGAGGAAACGGTTTACTCTTGCGTCGGACATCCTCTTCCCAAGGACATAACGAGCATCGCCAATTGGCTACTGAATGAAAACTACGTACTCGCCTATTGCA AAATCCAGGACTTGAAAATCAAGAAAGGATTAGCTTTGCAAGATATTTTGACAGAGCTTCATTCCTTTGTAAATAAAA TCGAGTTTCCCGATGGCATACTCATCAATTTGGTGGTGAAAATGGCTGATATAGAGCGAAGAGTCGCGACTGGATGCACTGAGGCTGTGCAATTGAATGCTCTTGTTGCAGCATTTCAATGTGCTCGAGAAATACAGTGTTAA
- the LOC107224168 gene encoding ERI1 exoribonuclease 3, with product MMAQRFLQFHPAFKINKRKNVTQSFKYLLVLDFEATCKKDMKLRPQEIIELPCLALCTKTWEVKDVFHEYIKPQIHPVLTSHCTDLTGIIQEMVDDRQHFPEIFLKFQEWLDQGNFLKGTCNGAFVTCGNWDLGVMLPEQSAITQTVIPDYFHKWINLKTSFYTATGHYPKSLVNMLRHLDLPHTGHLHSGIDDVYNMSRIIQMLGMGCKVNFEITSELGN from the coding sequence atgatGGCGCAACGTTTCCTGCAATTTCACCCAgcattcaaaataaataagagaaaaaatgtgACACAAAGTTTTAAATACTTGCTTGTTCTCGATTTCGAGGCAACATGCAAAAAAGATATGAAGTTGAGGCCTCAAGAGATAATAGAACTGCCATGCCTGGCACTGTGTACTAAAACTTGGGAAGTCAAAGATGTATTTCACGAGTATATCAAACCTCAGATCCATCCTGTACTGACTTCCCACTGCACAGATTTAACCGGTATTATACAAGAAATGGTGGATGATCGTCAACACTTCcccgaaatatttttaaagtttcaagaatgGTTGGATcaaggaaattttttgaagGGTACCTGTAATGGTGCATTTGTAACTTGTGGTAATTGGGACTTGGGGGTAATGCTACCCGAGCAATCCGCCATCACTCAAACGGTCATCCCagattattttcataaatgGATCAATTTGAAAACATCATTTTATACTGCGACGGGACATTATCCGAAAAGCTTAGTGAACATGCTCAGACACCTTGATTTACCGCATACAGGTCACCTACATTCAGGAATAGATGACGTCTATAACATGAGCAGAATAATTCAAATGTTAGGAATGGGTTGTAAAGTCAACTTTGAGATTACATCCGAACTAGGGAACTGA